CCCCAGGCCACGCGCCTTGACCCAGTTTCCGATCAGCGCGTTGGCACCCGATTCCGCCAAGTGGGTCATGATGCGATTGCACACGTCGAAGGCGGCGAGCGTGACGAACGGCATCGCCTCCTCGGTGGTGACCCGTACCTCGCCTGCCATGGGAGATTCCACTTCCCAGGTGCGCAACATGGCGTCGATCTGGCGCCGGGAACCCGGAACCACCACCACGCGGATGCCCATGCGGTGCAGCGAGGCGATGTCGCGCATGAGGCTTTGGAACACGGAAGCCTCCACCAAGCCGCTCTCCAGCTTGATCACGAAGACTTCCCCGCGATGGCGGGCGACGTAACCCAGCGCTTCGCGGAGGGCGGGAACGGCTTCTTTATCGTGCAGCTCGATGGACATTGAAGAGGAAATTGCATTCCCTGCCTCAGAAATGGGAGACTGGACCACAATGCAACCGCCGTCGACCTGCCATCACCGACCCGCGAGCCGCCTGGTAGCGGTCGGTGACATCCATGGAAACTTCGATGGATGGATCCGGATCCTGCGCCAGGCGGAGCTTCTGGATGGCCGTGGCGCTTGGATCGGAGGAGACGCCACCCTGGTGATGACCGGCGATGTCGTGGGGCGTGGCGGCTACCCCAAGCGCATCTACCTGTGGCTGCGGCGACTCATGCGCGAGGCCTCCGCCGCCGGAGGCCGGGTGGAGTTTGTGCTGGGAAACCACGAGTCGATGTCCATGCACCACATCCATTCCTATACCACCGTCGAAGAATATCGCGACTTCGCCCCCCCCTCCGAGCTGGATCAGTTCGAACTGCGTTCGAGCCTGGCCACCTTGCCCTCCCCGGGCGGCGGAGATCCGCAGCGAAACGCGGCCATGCTCGACATCTCCCGCATGCAGGAGGAACCCTTGGGTTGGTTGGAGTTCCGCCGCGCCCTGGCTCCCACCGGCATGGTCGGCCGCTGGCTGGTCCGGCGCCCCAACCTGTTCATCGCAGGCAAGACGCTTTTTGTCCACGGCGGATTGCACCCGCGCTACGCCGTCGGGAAGCCCGAAGATTTGGACCAGCGCATCCGCGGGGAGCTGGCCCGGCTCGTGCCGTACTTCGAGCTGGACGCCCGCAATCCCGCCCTGGCGGAAGACGGGCCCCACTGGTACCGCATCGCCCTGCGCAAGTCCGAAGCAGCCTTGACGATCGAGCTGGAAGAAACGCTCGGCAACTGGAACCTGGACCGCATGGTGGTGGGCCACACCCCCACCTTCCTGATCGATCCTCGCTCGGCGGGAAAGATCCTGTCGAAGGCCAACGGCCGACTCATGTGCATCGACGTGGGGATCGGCAAGGCCTACGGGGCACGACTGGCCGCCTTGGAGCTGACTCCAGACGGCAACGCCACGGCGATCTATCCGGATGGCCGCCAGCTGCTCTGATCGCCCTTAGAAGCCGATCGCCCTCGGATTGATCGCCAGAGCCAGCACCGCCAGCATCGCCAGGACCAAGGTCACCGAAAGCAGGACGGAGGTCTTTTCCACATCCTTCGAGCGGGTTCCCGGCTCCGACCAGACGGCGACGAGCAAGCGGAAATATCCCGCCACGGAAACCAAGGCGCAAAGCAGCGCCACCACGGGAATCAGCGGAAACAGGATCCCCGCATGCTGGACCATGGTCTGCGGCAGGATCAGGCCAAGGGCATCCATCCCGATGCGACCATCGGTGAACAGGGCGGCGAGCAATTGGAACTTGGCGACAAATCCTGCCGTGAAGGGAAGACCTGCCACGGAAGCCAACAGGACGCTCAGAGCCAATCCCACCAACGGACGTTTGCGTCCGGCGCCGGCCAAAGCGGTCATGTCGTCCTGGATGTCTCCGCGGCCGGAAATCGCCGACAACGCGGCCAGCACGCCGGTGGTGCCCAACGCGTAGACGACCACGTAGAACAACGCGAAGCGCGCATCGGCATGCTTGACGAAGATCCCCAAGGCAAGGGCCATGAAGCCGGCGTTGGCCACGCCGGAATAGGCCATCATGCGCCGGATGGAGGATTGTCCGAGAAGGGCCAGGGAACCGACCACCACGGAAGCCAATCCGCCATACACGAAGACGAACTGCCAAGCGCGCAGGATCAGGATCTTTTCAGGAAAGGCGCCGACTCCCAGCAATGGATAGGAAACCCCCAAAGGAGCAGGCGGGTAGTGCACTCCCGGCATGGTCTGTCCGGTGTAGTGGAGCGCGAAGCCGAAGAAGTGGGAAGCCCAGAGGTTGGCTAGCACCGCCACGGCACCGAGCTTGACCGCTCCGGCCATGAACGACACCACGCCACTGGGAGCTCCGGCGTAGGCGTCCGGGCTCCAGAAGTGGAAGGGTACCACGCCCAATTTGAACAACAACCCCACCGTCACGAGGGCATAGCCCAGCAGATAGATTCCCAGCCGGGGACCGATCATCACGGAAGCGAAGTTCAGACTGCCCGTCGCGCCGTAGATCATGGCCGCACCCAGAAGGAAGATGGCGGAAAACACGGCGCCCAAGGAGAAGTACTTGAGGACGGCCTCTTCCGATCCCTTGTGGTCGCGGCGCAATCCAACCAATGGGTAGATGGCCAAGCTCGCGATTTCCATGCCCATGAACAAGGCGATGAAATGCGAGGCCATCAGCATGAGCGCCACGCCGACGGTGGCCAGAAGGATCAACACGTATGGTTCGCCGCCCGGGAAGTCGTCCGAGCGCAGGTTCTGCTGCAACGCGGCCAGACCGATCGCGGAAACCAACAGGAGCGCTCCCATCAAGGCCCCGCGCCAGGCATCCAGCGCGAACATCCCGCCGAATTCGCCGGGCCGCACGAAGTGCAGCGCGACGCCGGCCAGGACAAGAAACGACACCCCGATCCAAGGGAGGAAGGTGTGTTTGTCCTTGCGGTACAGGAATGGCTCGACCACCAAGGTGGCCAACGCGCCCACGATGACGAGGAGAATCGGGCCCATCAGGGCCAACAGATCAACGGGCGGCAGCATGGGAAGCATCCTCCACGACTTTGGCCTGCGCCGATGGCAAGCGTGTGAGCAAGTCAGCGCGACCGGCCTTCAAGATGGGACCGGGCATGAATCCGAACACCAGCAGGGCCACCAGAAGCGGCGCGACGGCGAAGGCCTCGAGAGCCGGCACATCCGGGCTCGATTCGACATGGGAATGGGAGGCGCCGAAGAGCATCTTCTGCAGGAGTCTCAGCGTGTAGGCCGCGGAGAGCACCACGGTGGAACCGGCCACCAGCGCCACCCCGACTCCGAACACTTTCCAGAGCGAAAAGAGCATCAGGAACTCGGCGACAAATCCTGCCGTCCCGGGAAGTCCCACCGAAGCGAGCCCTGCGAAGGCGAACAGCACGGCGAACAGCGGTGCGCGCTTGGCCAGCGATCCGAAATCGTCGATGTGGCGGGATTTCGCCCAGCCCTCTGCGATGCCGGTGAGGAAGAACAACGCTGCGGCGGACAATCCATGGGCCACGATGAGGATCGCGACACCCGCGATGGCCTCCGGGCGGAAGGTGAAGAGGGCAGCCAACCCCAGCCCAAGGTGCGATAGCGACGAAAAGGCCAGGACGCGCCGGACTTCCCGCTGCCGCAGGGCGATCAATGCTCCGGCGAGCATGGTGACCAGACCCACCACCACGAAGAAGGTCTGGTACTGGACTCTCTCCGCCGGAAAGAGCGGAAGTACGATCCGCATGAAGCCGTAGAGTCCCACCTTGGCCATGACGCCTGTGAGCAACGCGGAGCCGGCTGCCGGGCCTTCGGAATAGGCGTCCGCCTGCCAAAGATGCAGGGGCACCACCGGAAGCTTCACCAGAAAGGCCAGGCTCGCGGCGGCGAACAACCAAAAGCGCACCTGGGGATCCACCGTGGCCAGGAAGACCCGCACGGATTCCAGATCCAGCGAGAGGGGCATCTGCATCCGGACAGCTTCCGCCGCCATCCACCAGATGGAGACGAACAGCGGAATGGAGCCGGCCAGCGAAAACAGCAGGAACAGCAAGGCGGCCCGACGACGTTCGCGTCCGCCGAACATCGCGATCAACACGGTGGCTGGCAGCAGGATCACTTCGAAGAAGGCATAGAACTGCAGCAGATCCACCGAAAGGAACACGCCGACCAATCCCGCCTGCAGGAAGAACACGGCCGCGGCGAATTCGCGCAGACGTTCCCCCACGTGGGCGCGCCCCGTGACGAGAGCCACCGGCACGAGCACTCCGGTCAGGGCGACCAGCCATGCGGAAAGACCATCCGACGACAGTCCCCAGCGAACGGTGAGACCACCCACAGGCCGAAGCCAGGTGTGGAGTTCCGTGGACGTTTCGCCCAGTGCCAGCGGAACGAAACTCGCTCCGGCCACCACCAAAGCGAAGAACAAGGCGGCGCGCAGCGTGGAGCCCGCGTCGCGACCGGACAGGAACAGGGTCAACACCGATGCGACGACCGGTGCCAGCAAAACCAGGTGCAAGTTCACAGGAGCTCCCTTGCCAGGAAAAGGAGAAGGAGGGCCAAGCCGAGGATGGACAGGGCCATGTGGGTGCGCAGCCGCGAGCGCTGGAACAGGCGTGCAACAGAACCTGTCAACTCCACCAACCAGCCGAAGACCCGGAGAACACCCATCAGGAGAGGCTGGATCCAATTGTCCAGGACCCAGGAGACCAGCGAAACCGGCCAGATTCCGACCACCGTGTGCAGCCCGTCGAAGGCCAGCATCCACCAGCGTGGGCCGGTACCCATGGGCTCGCGACCGTTCTCGCGGAAGGCTCCGTTGCGGAACAGCCCGAAGGCGATCGCGATTCCGACCACCGCGGCCGTGACGCCAAACGCTGCGAGCAACCAGGGCGATGGGCCATGGGTGGAGCCATGCGCGACCAGCAACACCTGGGCGGGACCCACCACGTCTTCCAGTTGGCGGGCGAACCAATCCAGATGGATCATGTCGGCCCAGAAGAATCCGACGCACAAGGCGCCCACGCCCAGGATCCACAAAGGAACCTGCATGGACAGTGGGGATTCATGGATATGGTGGGAGACCTCTTCATCCACACGCGAAGGCGACCAGAACACGAGGATCATCATCCGCGTCATGTAGACGGCCGTGATCACCGCGGAGCCCAGGGCGATCGCGTACAGACCCATGCCTCCGTGGACGTAGACACGCTCCAGGATCAGATCCTTCGACCAGAATCCGGCGCCGAAGGGCAGGCCCACGATGGCGTACCATCCCGCGAACATGGCGGCGAAAGTGACGGGAAGCTTGCGGACCAATCCGCCCATCCGGCGGATGTCCTGCTCGCCGGAAAGCGCGTGGATCACGGAGCCCGCTCCAAGGAACAGCACGGCCTTGAAGAAGGCGTGGGTGAACACATGGAAGATGCCCGCATCGAAGGCGCCCACACCGGCGGCCAGGAACATGAAGCCCAACTGCGAAACGGTGGAATAGGCCAACACCTTCTTGATGTCGTGCTGGAACAGCCCGGTGATCGCCGCCCATGCGGCCGTGAGCGCACCCACCCAAGCGATGACATGCAGGGTGGTGGTGGCCATCGCGAACACATCGGACATGCGTGCCAGCAGGAACACACCGGAGGTCACCATGGTGGCCGCGTGGATCAGGGCGGAAACGGGTGTCGGGCCGGCCATGGCGTCGGGCAACCAGGTCAGAAGCGGAATCTGGGCGCTCTTTCCGGTGCATCCCACGAACAGAAGCAAGGTGGAAAGAGTCAGAAGCCCCGCCACCGCAGGCACGGCCAATTGCGAGGCGTGGAGCGGATCGCGGAACCACGCGGAGATCGCCTCGTAGGTCAGGGAGCTTTTGGGGCCGCCCATGATCTGCCAGAGCAGGAAGATCCCCACCAGAAAGGCCAGGTCGCCGACGCGGTTGACCAAAAAGGCTTTGGTGGCGGCGGAGCCGTTGGCTTCGTCGTGGTGCCAGAATCCGATCAGGAGGTACGAGCACAGCCCCACGCCTTCCCAACCCAGGAAGGTGACGATCGGGCCGTTGCCCAGCACAAGCACCACCATGTTGGCCAGAAACAGGTTGAGGTAGGCCATGAACCGCGCGAACCCGCGATCGTGGGCCATGTACCCGATCGAATACAGGTGGATCAGGCTTCCGATGCCCGTCACGAACAGGAGCATGATCCCGGTCAGCTTGTCGAAGCGGAACCCGAAGTCGATGGCCAAGTCGCCTGCGCGAATCCAATCGCCCATGGTCTGGGCGAAGGCCGGCGCCTGGAGCTTGACGCCCAGAAGTTCGGATTGGCTGCGCACGCTCTCCGTGGCGGCAGACAGATTCTGCCACAACACCAGCGTGAGCAGGAAGGAAAGAACGGGAAACAGCACGGCGAGGAATCCGACGATCCCCCGGTCGGGCCCTTCGGTGCGCCGGGCTCCGGCCAAGGCCAGAAGTCCGTTGATCGCGAATCCGAAAGCCGGCAGTGCAGGCAGAAGCCAAAGAAGATTCGTCACCACGTCACTCCTTCATCCGGTCGAAACGGTCGGTGTCCAAGGTTTCCTTGGATCGGAAGACCGAAAGCAGCATCGCCAGGCCCACGCAGGCCTCCGCGGCGGCCACGGCAATGGAAAACAACGGCGCCACTTGCCCATCCAATCCGGCCGGACCCGAAAAGGTCCGCGACCAGGCCAGGAAACTGAGATTGGCGGCGTTGAGCATCAGCTCGACCCCCATCAGCACGAAAAAGAGGTTCCGCTTGACAAGAACGGTCGCGAGGCCGATCGAAAAAAGGAACCCCGCGAGGATCAGACTCTGGGTGGGGATGAAGCTCATCCGTGCCCTCCGTGGGCGGGAGTTGGGTCGGCGGGCGCCTTGTCCAGCCGACGCTTGGCCAGCAGAACGGCACCCACGATGGCGGTCAGAAGCAGAAGCCCCACCGCCAAGAAGAGAATGGCCCATCCGGAGGTTTGCTGACCACCGAACAACACCTTGGAAATGGCGTCCACCGTGCCGCGCTCGGCAGGAACCTTGGCCATCGATTCAGCCACCTGCTGACCGTCCTTGGCGTCCCAGGCCAGGACGATGCGGGTGATCACCGCGCCGATCGCCAGTGCGGGAAAGATCCCGACCAAGGCGGGCAGGTCAAACCTTGGCGTACTGGCGTCCTTGGCGCTGTTGAGCACCATGATCACGAAGATCACCAACATCATGATGGCGCCCGCGTAGACCAGAATCTGCAAGGTGGCCAAGAAGGGCGATGCCATCAGGGAGTAGACCCCCGACAACGCCACCATCAATCCGATCAGCGACATCGCGCCGTGGATCGGGTGGCGCGAGACCAGCACCCCCAAGGCGCATCCCACCGCGACGAACGCGAAGATCGCGAAGTAGATCTGCTCGATCATGAAATCCCCCACTGCTTCCTGGCTTCGGCGTTGAGGAGTCCGCCCGGCGCCTTCTGGCTCTGGGTGTCGTTGTCCGGATAATCCTTGGGCTCCCAGCTCATCAGGTCCTTGAGGCCCACCTTGAACTTTTCGCGGCTGTCGGCGGCCAAGGCCACGATGCGCGTGTCCATGCGGATGGCGTCCACCGGACAGGCTTCGGCGCACAGGCCGCAGAAAACGCAAACCAGCAAGTCGATCTCGAACTTGACCGGCTTCTTCTCGATGCGGTCGTCGGCCGATTCACCCGCCTGGATGGTGATGCAGTTGGCCGGGCAGGCCGTGGAGCACATCATGCACGCCACGCAGCGCGGTTCGCCATCGGGCCGCTTCATCAGGCGGTGCTTGGCGCGGTAGTTTCGCGGGATCACCGAAGGGGTTTCCGGATAGCTCTGCACCGGAAGCGTTTCCGGCGTGAACAGGCCCCTCAGGAAGTGACCCATGGTCACCTTGAGTCCTTTGACGATTTCCGGCACATAGGCCTTCTCCGCGAGCGTCATCTCCGGACGCGGAACGGTGCGAGCCATGGTTTAGCCTTTCACCAGCTTGGCCACCACGGCGGTGACCAGAAGGTTCACGAGGGCGATGTTCAGCATGATCTTCCAACCCAGGGCCATGACCTGGTCGTAGCGAAAGCGCGGCAAGGTCCAGCGCACCCACACGAAGATCCAGCAGACGGCGAGGATCTTGACCACGAGGGTTCCCACCTGGACCGCGGCGGTCCCGAGGTTCACCCAAAGCGGCCAGATGTCGGCGGCACCCAGCCCCACCTTGGCGGGGTGGACCAGAACCATCAAGGCGGCGGCAACGGCCAAAAGCCCCAGGCCGATGACGGAAAACGCCCCGTTGAGGATGCCGTATTCGCGTTTGCGATCGACGGCGTCGGTGGCCTGGATCTTGGAATAGATCTTGGCCCAACGGCGCACCATGTAGGCGATGCCCAGGCAACTGAGGCCCAGGACGGCCACGATGGCGCCGGACACGTAGCCGAGGCTGGCGCGAACCGCTTCCGTATCCATGAACGGAATCTGGTATCCACCCAGGAACAAGGTGCTCAGCAGAGCCCCCGCGATGGCGATGTGGGCGTATTCACCCATGTAGAAGAGCCCGAACCGGATGGCCGAGTATTCCACGAAGTAACCGGCCACGATTTCGGATTCGCCTTCGGCCATGTCGAAGGGAGCGCGTCCCGTCTCGGCGAACAGCGAAGTGAGAAACAGCACGAAGCCCACGGGCTGGACAACAATGCCCCAGGTATGGGCGGCCTGCCACTCCACGATCTGCGTCAGGGAAAAGCTTCCCACGATCAGGAAGATTCCCGCCGCCGAAAGCCCCATGCTGACTTCGTAGGAGATCATCTGGGCGCTGGCGCGCATACCGCCCAGCAAGGCGTATTTGGAGTTCGATGCCCACGCTCCCAGCACCACGCCGTAGATGGACAATCCCGAAAGGGCGAACAGGACCAGCACGCCGGAATCCGCGTCCAGAATTTGTCCGGAAACGGTGGCCAAACCATGGGCGCCTTCCACCACCATGGGTCCGAACCACGGAATCACCGAAGGCGTGAGCAAGGCCACGGCCAGCGGGATCATGGGAGCCAGCAGGTACCAGAAGGTGTGCGCACCGCGAGGAATGAAGTTTTCCTTGGTGAACAGCTTGATCCCGTCGGGCAGGTTTTGCACGAACCCGAACAGACGGATTCCACCCAGAAGCGGGATGTTCGCCCGGTTGGGACCATAGCGGTCCTGCATGAGCGAAGCGCCCTTGCGCTCCATGAAGATGCAGATCGGGATCAGGCACAGGGGGATGAAAACCAACGCGAACTTCGCGATGGTGAGCAAGAACGGAAGATCGAAGTCGATCAAGCCACGACTCCTTCCAGGATCCGGCCCATGGGGCCGATGTTGCGGTAGGTGAGTCCGGC
This DNA window, taken from Fibrobacterota bacterium, encodes the following:
- a CDS encoding NADH-quinone oxidoreductase subunit M, which codes for MNLHLVLLAPVVASVLTLFLSGRDAGSTLRAALFFALVVAGASFVPLALGETSTELHTWLRPVGGLTVRWGLSSDGLSAWLVALTGVLVPVALVTGRAHVGERLREFAAAVFFLQAGLVGVFLSVDLLQFYAFFEVILLPATVLIAMFGGRERRRAALLFLLFSLAGSIPLFVSIWWMAAEAVRMQMPLSLDLESVRVFLATVDPQVRFWLFAAASLAFLVKLPVVPLHLWQADAYSEGPAAGSALLTGVMAKVGLYGFMRIVLPLFPAERVQYQTFFVVVGLVTMLAGALIALRQREVRRVLAFSSLSHLGLGLAALFTFRPEAIAGVAILIVAHGLSAAALFFLTGIAEGWAKSRHIDDFGSLAKRAPLFAVLFAFAGLASVGLPGTAGFVAEFLMLFSLWKVFGVGVALVAGSTVVLSAAYTLRLLQKMLFGASHSHVESSPDVPALEAFAVAPLLVALLVFGFMPGPILKAGRADLLTRLPSAQAKVVEDASHAAAR
- a CDS encoding NADH-quinone oxidoreductase subunit H — its product is MIDFDLPFLLTIAKFALVFIPLCLIPICIFMERKGASLMQDRYGPNRANIPLLGGIRLFGFVQNLPDGIKLFTKENFIPRGAHTFWYLLAPMIPLAVALLTPSVIPWFGPMVVEGAHGLATVSGQILDADSGVLVLFALSGLSIYGVVLGAWASNSKYALLGGMRASAQMISYEVSMGLSAAGIFLIVGSFSLTQIVEWQAAHTWGIVVQPVGFVLFLTSLFAETGRAPFDMAEGESEIVAGYFVEYSAIRFGLFYMGEYAHIAIAGALLSTLFLGGYQIPFMDTEAVRASLGYVSGAIVAVLGLSCLGIAYMVRRWAKIYSKIQATDAVDRKREYGILNGAFSVIGLGLLAVAAALMVLVHPAKVGLGAADIWPLWVNLGTAAVQVGTLVVKILAVCWIFVWVRWTLPRFRYDQVMALGWKIMLNIALVNLLVTAVVAKLVKG
- the nuoL gene encoding NADH-quinone oxidoreductase subunit L, producing the protein MTNLLWLLPALPAFGFAINGLLALAGARRTEGPDRGIVGFLAVLFPVLSFLLTLVLWQNLSAATESVRSQSELLGVKLQAPAFAQTMGDWIRAGDLAIDFGFRFDKLTGIMLLFVTGIGSLIHLYSIGYMAHDRGFARFMAYLNLFLANMVVLVLGNGPIVTFLGWEGVGLCSYLLIGFWHHDEANGSAATKAFLVNRVGDLAFLVGIFLLWQIMGGPKSSLTYEAISAWFRDPLHASQLAVPAVAGLLTLSTLLLFVGCTGKSAQIPLLTWLPDAMAGPTPVSALIHAATMVTSGVFLLARMSDVFAMATTTLHVIAWVGALTAAWAAITGLFQHDIKKVLAYSTVSQLGFMFLAAGVGAFDAGIFHVFTHAFFKAVLFLGAGSVIHALSGEQDIRRMGGLVRKLPVTFAAMFAGWYAIVGLPFGAGFWSKDLILERVYVHGGMGLYAIALGSAVITAVYMTRMMILVFWSPSRVDEEVSHHIHESPLSMQVPLWILGVGALCVGFFWADMIHLDWFARQLEDVVGPAQVLLVAHGSTHGPSPWLLAAFGVTAAVVGIAIAFGLFRNGAFRENGREPMGTGPRWWMLAFDGLHTVVGIWPVSLVSWVLDNWIQPLLMGVLRVFGWLVELTGSVARLFQRSRLRTHMALSILGLALLLLFLARELL
- a CDS encoding metallophosphoesterase yields the protein MQPPSTCHHRPASRLVAVGDIHGNFDGWIRILRQAELLDGRGAWIGGDATLVMTGDVVGRGGYPKRIYLWLRRLMREASAAGGRVEFVLGNHESMSMHHIHSYTTVEEYRDFAPPSELDQFELRSSLATLPSPGGGDPQRNAAMLDISRMQEEPLGWLEFRRALAPTGMVGRWLVRRPNLFIAGKTLFVHGGLHPRYAVGKPEDLDQRIRGELARLVPYFELDARNPALAEDGPHWYRIALRKSEAALTIELEETLGNWNLDRMVVGHTPTFLIDPRSAGKILSKANGRLMCIDVGIGKAYGARLAALELTPDGNATAIYPDGRQLL
- a CDS encoding NADH-quinone oxidoreductase subunit J; the protein is MIEQIYFAIFAFVAVGCALGVLVSRHPIHGAMSLIGLMVALSGVYSLMASPFLATLQILVYAGAIMMLVIFVIMVLNSAKDASTPRFDLPALVGIFPALAIGAVITRIVLAWDAKDGQQVAESMAKVPAERGTVDAISKVLFGGQQTSGWAILFLAVGLLLLTAIVGAVLLAKRRLDKAPADPTPAHGGHG
- a CDS encoding NADH-quinone oxidoreductase subunit I, translating into MTLAEKAYVPEIVKGLKVTMGHFLRGLFTPETLPVQSYPETPSVIPRNYRAKHRLMKRPDGEPRCVACMMCSTACPANCITIQAGESADDRIEKKPVKFEIDLLVCVFCGLCAEACPVDAIRMDTRIVALAADSREKFKVGLKDLMSWEPKDYPDNDTQSQKAPGGLLNAEARKQWGIS
- the nuoK gene encoding NADH-quinone oxidoreductase subunit NuoK; amino-acid sequence: MSFIPTQSLILAGFLFSIGLATVLVKRNLFFVLMGVELMLNAANLSFLAWSRTFSGPAGLDGQVAPLFSIAVAAAEACVGLAMLLSVFRSKETLDTDRFDRMKE
- a CDS encoding NADH-quinone oxidoreductase subunit N, translated to MLPPVDLLALMGPILLVIVGALATLVVEPFLYRKDKHTFLPWIGVSFLVLAGVALHFVRPGEFGGMFALDAWRGALMGALLLVSAIGLAALQQNLRSDDFPGGEPYVLILLATVGVALMLMASHFIALFMGMEIASLAIYPLVGLRRDHKGSEEAVLKYFSLGAVFSAIFLLGAAMIYGATGSLNFASVMIGPRLGIYLLGYALVTVGLLFKLGVVPFHFWSPDAYAGAPSGVVSFMAGAVKLGAVAVLANLWASHFFGFALHYTGQTMPGVHYPPAPLGVSYPLLGVGAFPEKILILRAWQFVFVYGGLASVVVGSLALLGQSSIRRMMAYSGVANAGFMALALGIFVKHADARFALFYVVVYALGTTGVLAALSAISGRGDIQDDMTALAGAGRKRPLVGLALSVLLASVAGLPFTAGFVAKFQLLAALFTDGRIGMDALGLILPQTMVQHAGILFPLIPVVALLCALVSVAGYFRLLVAVWSEPGTRSKDVEKTSVLLSVTLVLAMLAVLALAINPRAIGF